In Colias croceus chromosome 8, ilColCroc2.1, the genomic window TGCGATTACCAATATGCATCTGTGATTTTCATCTTTGTTGAGACTTCTTGTTCTTACTTCAAGATTCTCAGTTCAGTACAAAGAGGTTCAGTATCAAATAGATATTGTTTCTATGTAGtgaattgaatttatattccCACATCCTATAGTGAATAGTGATATAGTGTAAGTGGCTTCAAGATGCCTCTTTTTGGGAAAAAAGACTTTGGAAGAAAATCTAAAAAGGATGGAAAGGAATCTGAGAAACAGCCGTCCATTGAAGACAAGTACGTTGTAAAAGACCTTTTAGGTACAGGAGCCTTTTCTGAAGTACGCCTTATAGAAAGTAAAGAAAATGGACAGCTGTTCGCTTGCAAGATCATTGATAAAAAAGCACTGAAAGGAAAGGAAGATTCCTTAGAGAATGAAATCAGGGTGCTTAAAAGATTTAGCGAAAATGCTAAAGCTGAGGCTGGGgaaaagaaaatgttttcCCATCCAAATATCGTCCAGCTGCTCGAAACATACGAGGATAAAAGCAAAGTTTATCTTGTGATGGAACTGGTAACAGGTGGCGAATTATTTGACAGAATTGTTGAAAAGGGTTCTTACACCGAAAAAGATGCATCAAATCTCATAAGACAAGTTTTAGAGGCTGTTGACTATATGCATTCTCAAGGTGTGGTACACAGGGACTTGAAGCCTGAAAATCTGCTGTACTACAGTTCTGATGAAGATAGCAAAATCATGATAAGCGATTTTGGTCTATCCAAAATAGAAGATTCGGGAATAATGGCAACAGCTTGTGGGACCCCTGGTTATGTAGCTCCAGAAGTGCTAGCTCAAAAACCATATGGTAAAGCAGTTGATGTTTGGAGCATAGGTGTGATTTCATACATCCTGTTGTGTGGTTACCCACCATTTTATGATGAGAATGATGCAAATCTATTTGCCCAAATTCTTAAAGGTGACTTTGAATTTGA contains:
- the LOC123693508 gene encoding calcium/calmodulin-dependent protein kinase type 1-like, which codes for MPLFGKKDFGRKSKKDGKESEKQPSIEDKYVVKDLLGTGAFSEVRLIESKENGQLFACKIIDKKALKGKEDSLENEIRVLKRFSENAKAEAGEKKMFSHPNIVQLLETYEDKSKVYLVMELVTGGELFDRIVEKGSYTEKDASNLIRQVLEAVDYMHSQGVVHRDLKPENLLYYSSDEDSKIMISDFGLSKIEDSGIMATACGTPGYVAPEVLAQKPYGKAVDVWSIGVISYILLCGYPPFYDENDANLFAQILKGDFEFDSPYWDDISESAKDFIRHLMCVDVDKRYTCKQALAHPWISGNAASNKNIHGTVSEQLKKNFAKSRWKQAYHATTVIRQMQKMILNSSSSSRNSSAQSKSENQQQQPQ